The following DNA comes from Streptomyces globosus.
CTACGCGCAGCCGTCCTGGTACATCCGCACCACCGCCGTCAAGGACGCGATGCTGCGGGAGAACGGGAGGACCAACTGGTTCCCCGAGTCGGTCAAGCAGGGCCGCTTCGGCGACTGGCTGAACAACAACATCGACTGGGCGCTGTCCCGCAACCGCTACTGGGGCACCCCGCTGCCGATCTGGCGCTGCGAGGACGGCCACCTGACGTGCGTCGGCTCGCGTGCCGAGCTGTCCGAGCTGTCGGGCGCCGACCACTCCGGCCTGGACCCGCACCGCCCGTACATCGACGACGTCACCTTCCCCTGCACCGCCGAGGGCTGCGCGCACACCGCGGTCCGCGTGCCGGAGGTGATCGACGCCTGGTACGACTCGGGCTCGATGCCGTTCGCGCAGTGGGGCTACCCGTACAAGAACAAGGAGGTCTTCGAGAAGCGCTACCCGGCGCAGTTCATCTCGGAGGCCATCGACCAGACCCGCGGCTGGTTCTACACGCTGATGGCGGTCGGCACCCTGGTCTTCGACAAGTCCTCGTACGAGAACGTGGTCTGCCTCGGCCACATCCTCGCCGAGGACGGCCGGAAGATGTCCAAGCACCTGGGCAACATCCTCCAGCCGATCCCGCTCATGGACCAGCACGGCGCCGACGCGGTGCGCTGGTTCATGGCGGCCGGCGGCTCCCCGTGGGCGGCCCGCCGCGTCGGCCACGGCACGATCCAGGAGGTCGTCCGCAAGACGCTCCTGACGTACTGGAACACCGTCGCCTTCCAGGCCCTGTACGCCCGCACCTCCAACTGGGCGCCCTCCGCGGCCGACCCGGCGCCGGCCGACCGCACGGTCCTGGACCGCTGGCTGCTGTCCGAGCTGAACACGCTGGTGGCCGAGACCACCGAGGCGATGGAGGCGTACGACACGCAGCGGGCGGGCAAGCTGCTGTCGGCCTTCGTGGACGACCTGTCGAACTGGTACGTGCGCCGCTCGCGCCGCCGGTTCTGGCAGGGCGACGCGGCGGCGCTGCGCACCCTCCACGAGGTCGTCGAGACGGTCACGCGCCTGATGGCCCCGCTGACGCCGTTCATCACGGAGCGGGTCTGGCAGGACATGGTCGTCCCGGTCGCCCCGGACGCCCCGGAGTCCGTCCACCTGTCGACCTGGCCGGTCGCCGACACGTCCGCGATCGACCCGGTGCTGTCGCGGCAGATGCAGCTGGTGCGCCGCCTGGTCGAGCTGGGCCGCGCCACGCGCGCCGAGTCGGGCGTCAAGACCCGCCAGCCGCTCTCGCGGGCCCTGGTGGCCGCGGCGGGCTTCGACGCGCTGTCGCCCGAACTCCAGGCGCAGATCACGGAGGAGCTGAACGTCTCCTCCCTCGCCTCGCTGTCCGAGGTCGGCGGCTCCCTGGTCGACACCACGGCGAAGGCCAACTTCCGGGCGCTCGGCAAGCGTTTCGGCAAGGGCGTCCAGGACGTGGCCAAGGCGGTCGCCGCGGCGGACGCGGCCGCGCTGTCGCTGGCGCTCCGCTCCGGCGAGGCCGCGGTCGAGGTGAACGGCGAGACGGTCGTCCTCACCCCGGAGGAGGTCATCATCACGGAGACCCCGCGCGAGGGCTGGTCGGTCGCCTCGGACTCGGGCGCGACGGTCGCCCTGGACCTGGAGATCACCCCGGAGCTGCGGCTCGCG
Coding sequences within:
- the ileS gene encoding isoleucine--tRNA ligase; the protein is MTTPPQYRPVPAQVDLPALEHAVLDFWRENKTFAKTLEQSEGRPEWVFYEGPPTANGMPGAHHIEARVFKDVFPRFRTMRGYHVARKAGWDCHGLPVELAVEKELGFNGKQDIEAYGIAEFNAKCRESVTRHTDAFAELTTRMGYWVDLDEAYRTMDPEYVESVWWSLKEIFKKGLLVQDHRVAPWCPRCGTGLSDHELAQGYETVVDPSVFVRFPLTSGPLAGEASLLVWTTTPWTLVSNTAVAAHPDVEYVVATDGTEKLVVARPLLEKALGEGWEATGQSFTGREMERWGYERPFSLVEFPEPAHYVVNAEYVTTEDGTGLVHQSPAFGADDLAVCRAYGLPVVNPVRPDGTFEEDVPLVGGVFFKKADEKLTADLDARGLLFRHIAYEHSYPHCWRCHTALLYYAQPSWYIRTTAVKDAMLRENGRTNWFPESVKQGRFGDWLNNNIDWALSRNRYWGTPLPIWRCEDGHLTCVGSRAELSELSGADHSGLDPHRPYIDDVTFPCTAEGCAHTAVRVPEVIDAWYDSGSMPFAQWGYPYKNKEVFEKRYPAQFISEAIDQTRGWFYTLMAVGTLVFDKSSYENVVCLGHILAEDGRKMSKHLGNILQPIPLMDQHGADAVRWFMAAGGSPWAARRVGHGTIQEVVRKTLLTYWNTVAFQALYARTSNWAPSAADPAPADRTVLDRWLLSELNTLVAETTEAMEAYDTQRAGKLLSAFVDDLSNWYVRRSRRRFWQGDAAALRTLHEVVETVTRLMAPLTPFITERVWQDMVVPVAPDAPESVHLSTWPVADTSAIDPVLSRQMQLVRRLVELGRATRAESGVKTRQPLSRALVAAAGFDALSPELQAQITEELNVSSLASLSEVGGSLVDTTAKANFRALGKRFGKGVQDVAKAVAAADAAALSLALRSGEAAVEVNGETVVLTPEEVIITETPREGWSVASDSGATVALDLEITPELRLAGLARDAIRLIQEARKNSGLDVADRIALRWTAADPEVVTALTGHADLIAEEVLATDFAEGEADGTYGEAFTDESLTLSFRLRKA